The Thermobifida halotolerans sequence ACCCCGGTGTGACCAGCCTGCACTGCGCCCCCGGCAACCCGGGGACCTCGGAGCTGGCGGAGAACCACGTCATCAACGTCACCGACGGCCTGGCCGTCACCGAACTGGCCGCGCGCATCGGCGCGGAGCTGGTGGTGGTCGGTCCGGAGGCCCCGCTGGTGGCCGGTGTCGCCGACGAACTGCGGCGGCGCGGCATCCCGGTGTTCGGCCCCGACCGGGCGGCGGCCCGGATCGAGGGTTCCAAGGCGTTCGCCAAGGAGGTCATGGCGGCGGCGGGCGTGCCCACCGCCGAGGCCCGGGTGTGCCGCACGGCGGCGCAGGTGTCCGAGGCGTTGGACCTGTTCGGCCCGCCCTACGTGGTCAAGGACGACGGCCTGGCGGCGGGCAAGGGCGTCGTGGTCACCGAGGACCGCGCGCTCGCCGAGCGGCACGCCCACGAGTGCGGCCGGGTGGTCATCGAGGAGTACCTGGACGGCCCCGAACTGTCGCTGTTCGCGCTCAGCGACGGCCGCAACACGGTGCCGCTGCTGCCCGCGCAGGACTTCAAGCGCGCCTACGACGGCGACCGGGGCCCCAACACCGGCGGCATGGGCGCCTACGCGCCGCTGCCGTGGGCTCCGCCGGGGCTGGTCGACGAGGTCATGGAGACCGTGGTGCGTCCCACCGTCGCCGAGATGGACCGGCGCGGCACGCCCTACCAGGGGCTGCTGTACGCGGGGCTGGCGCTGACCTCGCGCGGGGTGCGCGTGGTGGAGTTCAACGCCCGCTTCGGCGACCCCGAGACCCAGGTGGTGCTGGACCGGTTGGCCACTCCGCTGGGCGCGCTGCTGCAGGCCGCCGACACCGGGAACCTGGGCGGGGTGTCGGCGCTGGAGTGGCGTCCGGGCGCGGCCGTCACCGTGGTGGTGGCCGCCGAGAACT is a genomic window containing:
- the purD gene encoding phosphoribosylamine--glycine ligase: MKALVIGGGGREHALVRALSLDPGVTSLHCAPGNPGTSELAENHVINVTDGLAVTELAARIGAELVVVGPEAPLVAGVADELRRRGIPVFGPDRAAARIEGSKAFAKEVMAAAGVPTAEARVCRTAAQVSEALDLFGPPYVVKDDGLAAGKGVVVTEDRALAERHAHECGRVVIEEYLDGPELSLFALSDGRNTVPLLPAQDFKRAYDGDRGPNTGGMGAYAPLPWAPPGLVDEVMETVVRPTVAEMDRRGTPYQGLLYAGLALTSRGVRVVEFNARFGDPETQVVLDRLATPLGALLQAADTGNLGGVSALEWRPGAAVTVVVAAENYPGDPVRGDLVGGLAEANAVEGAYVLHAGTAWSGAHDVKANGGRVLSVVGSGADLAEARERAYEAVGRIELRGSFHRTDIAERAALGRG